One segment of Haliotis asinina isolate JCU_RB_2024 chromosome 12, JCU_Hal_asi_v2, whole genome shotgun sequence DNA contains the following:
- the LOC137258790 gene encoding TBC1 domain family member 20-like yields the protein MSDSESASKSDDCQSKGEDCQHVTKNGKPKTKSKAKVFSKRNKTSEIQKALFKDPADVARLRQLSISRGGLISDELRKKAWPKLLGVNVQDIDPKPSQDVLTAHRDYDQVVLDVNRSLKRFPPGMEESHRMAMQDQLVDCIMRVLVKHEELHYYQGYHDICVTFLLVVGEDIAFALVENLSLNHLRDFMDANMDRTKHMLNYLYPIIHKANPELCAYLERAELGTIFSLSWLITWFGHTVNDIKHIVRLYDFFIACHPLMPIYLAAAIVLHREKELLACECEMCYLHSLLSKIPDDLPFELLIAKAGDLYLQYPPTQLANEAVIKYRESTSLAKKLQHAARNQKPDGLLKRLRKQGVRALVVQDGRNVVVKVTVWTLSAVLSAAVFAVLNAATDWDWMDWDHWSSWF from the exons ATGAGTGACTCGGAGTCTGCCTCTAAATCAGACGATTGTCAGAGCAAGGGAGAAGATTGTCAACATGTAACCAAAAACGGCAAACCAAAGACGAAGTCAAAAGCTAAGG TGTTCAGCAAGCGCAATAAAACTAGTGAAATCCAGAAGGCTCTTTTCAAAGACCCAGCAGATGTAGCACGCCTCAGACAGTTGTCCATCAGCAGGGGTGGGCTGATCAGTGATGAACTTCGGAAGAAGGCATGGCCCAAACTCCTGGGAGTTAATGTTCAGGACATTGACCCAAAGCCAT CCCAGGATGTTTTGACAGCTCATCGGGACTATGACCAGGTGGTGCTGGATGTCAACAGATCACTAAAACGTTTTCCTCCAG GTATGGAGGAGTCTCATCGTATGGCCATGCAGGACCAGCTGGTGGACTGCATCATGAGGGTTCTCGTCAAGCATGAAGAACTTCATTACTACCAG GGTTACCATGACATCTGTGTGACATTCCTTCTGGTTGTGGGAGAAGACATTGCCTTTGCCTTAGTGGAAAATCTCTCCCTAAATCACCTACG TGACTTCATGGATGCTAACATGGATCGGACCAAACACATGTTGAACTACTTGTATCCCATTATTCACAAAGCCAATCCTGAACTCTGTGCCTATCTagaaag GGCTGAGTTGGGAACAATCTTCAGTTTGAGTTGGCTCATCACATGGTTTGGTCACACAGTAAATGATATCAAACACATTGTCCGCTTGTACGACTTCTTCATTGCCTGTCACCCCCTCATGCCTATCTACCTGGCTGCTGCA ATAGTGCTACACAGGGAGAAAGAGCTTTTGGCCTGTGAATGTGAGATGTGCTACCTCCACAGCCTGCTGTCCAAGATCCCTGATGACTTACCATTTGAACTGTTGATAGCCAAGGCTGGGGACCTCTACCTCCAGTACCCTCCCACCCAACTAGCTAACgaggcagtcatcaagtacagGGAAAG CACCTCACTGGCCAAAAAGTTACAACACGCAGCAAGAAATCAAAAACCTGATGGTCTTCTGAAAAGGCTGCGCAAACAAGGGGTCCGGGCACTGGTTGTCCAAGACGGCAGGAATGTGGTAGTGAAAGTGACAGTTTGGACGCTCAGTGCCGTGCTTAGTGCCGCAGTCTTTGCCGTTCTCAACGCCGCCACAGACTGGGATTGGATGGACTGGGACCATTGGTCTAGTTggttctga